CCCTGGCCTTGTTCATGGCAGTGTTTTCCTTACCGATCGGTAACCGCCGGTTACCACCGATTTTTAACGATACCGCTACTAGGCGGCAACCCATACCGGCGgtaaatttcgaaaaatttcgcccgaatttaaaattttcaaaaatatttgaaataaaaaaagaaaaaatatggtaagaaagtagagatgacatacatcattctaatatagaacatgttcaaatatttgactgtttgggcactcaaaaaaataaaaaaactttcggaccggtaatcccgagcggtatcctctaatcccgagcggtattcggcgttttccgagcggaaatcggcgcgtttggaccggaaaccactgcattgtgagtatttcttgattttacattgatttttagatgtttgttgtgtagctatattcaaaaacatgtgttcatattagctatatggatccatttgttcatggtagttggatgttaatttgttcattttagctatatgtatatatgtgtgttcatatttcaaatatgtacatatattttcatttgttcatttggaccggaaaccactactatgtattatatatattgacgatgatggtttgtgaggactatggttgtgatgatttgcatggactattgttgtgatgatctatatggactatggatgtgaatttctatttttatggatatgaacttctattctatgtatgtgtaaatgttatataattgtttgatatataccatcagtaatgatatttacaaaattacggtgaaatgctgccaaaatttttaatttttcaaagtcatacggtgtttaccggttaaaaacgacggttaccgatcggtaaacatcgattaccggtcggtaaacaacggttaccggttttttaaatttgaattgtcaTTTCGAGCGGTTTCTAGCGGTTTTCGGCGATTTACCGCcggtttaccgataccgctagtTGGCGAAAATCACTTTACGgtcggtaaggtgaaccctggtTCATGGTCAACATGGAGATGGCTTTTCGGCGTCCTGGGGTCATTCTGACGTAGTTTTGGAGGGATGGTCCAACAGAAAATCTTTGTGTTATGGCTACTGGCTAGGGTGCTGTGGCTTCGAAATCTACCCGCCTTTGTGAAGATTGTACCTTTGTGAAGGGTAAAATTGGATTAatatcttccctactactaaaAAAAGGCTAAGGGTGATATTTCCATTCGTCTTTTGTTTGTCCTCTGTCCCCCACCATTGATTACTTTCTCTGAACAAAATTTTTGTAAGAGCCGAACTTGTTTTTCACATTGTCACAAACAGGTTGATGTCTGATTGCTTTATCACAAAACTTTCAAACACATCCCTACAGAGACTCAGAGAGTCCCCAGTTGAGCCCTGAGTGAACCAACAAGGAGGACAAACTCACTCCAGATCAACAAAAATGCAAGACAAAATTAAACTCTGCACCATGTGTTACTAGACatgcctgctgctgcttcctaGCTACTTGGCGATCTTGGAGATGACGGACTCAAAGGCCCCCACCAGGGCCTTCACCCTACTCTTCCTCGCCTTCACGAGCTTGCTCGCCGTCTCCTCGATCAGGTTGTTGTACAGCCTCtggctcctcttcttctccagCGTCTTCTGGTGCctcagcgccaccgccggcaccacgaagccggcgccggcgccgccagacCCACcgacgccccgccgccggaggcTCCTGATCCTGAGCTGGATGCCTCTGCCGGCGCTCCCCGACGAAGCGTCCTCGCCCCTCCGGGACCTCGGCCCCGCTggcttctcctcctccgccgacaTGACCGGCGTcctggtgctcctgctggagcGCAGCTTGAAGGTGCCCGACGACGAGGTCTTGCTCGCCTGCCGGTCGAACGGGTGCcgcgccgaccggctgctgctgctgatgcccATGCTCTTCACCCTCCGGTGCGCCGGGATCGGCCTGCTCGTTtcggctgccgcggcggcggcggcggctaacTCCTCCTCATCAAGAGAGCATGGTGCCCGTGGAGCTCGCCCAGCATTGGCAGCTTCGCCATGAACCATCTCTTGCTCAAGGTCGCGCAGGAGGCTTGCCCGGCTTTGCATCAGAGAAGGGGAGAGGGTTTGGTACCCGTGGAGCAGCTCTTGATCGATCCCCTTCTTGTCATCGACAAGCAGCGCCGCCATGGGTTTCTTGTTCTTCCCTTTCGGAGGCTTTGTGCTCTTCTTGTCCAGCGTTTCGTCTTGAGTGGTTTGTCGTGCAGCATCCACTTGTCCGGTGATCTTGCTGGCCTTGCCGTGCGACTTCTTCCCCTTCGCCgtcgcatccttcttcttcccggCATCGCCGGAGCCGGCGACAGGGTCCGAGACCTTGTCACCAGGCTGTGGAGACGATCCATGGGGTGGAACTGGAACCGTGGTGTCGTAGGCCACGATGTCCTTCCACTCCACGCTGTCGCCGGCTCCGTCCTTGGCCTTGCCGGCAGCGACGGCGGTCGCCTTCTCAACAGCAGCCCTGCTGGAGTCCCCGACGCGCCGCCGGAACACCGACCGCACCTTGACCATCACCCTGCTCTGGCTCTCCAGGGCAGCCGCCGGCGGCTGCTTCTTCCGGTGGGGCTTCTTGGTCGCCTCCTTGTCCTCGAACGCGTGCGCGCCGCCGTACTTGCAGACGTGGTGGCaggagcccgccgccggcctgagGTAGCCGGGGACGGGCTTCGCgccgcctccggcgccgccgtgaTGACGAGGCGGCGTGCTGCGCCCCATTGGCATTGGCTTGGCGACTTGAGCGGCCATCTGCACCTCCATGGGAGACAAGGTCACCTTGCCGATTGTTTGTTCCGTGGAGCAGAGTGATTGAGTTCAGAGTAAATCTGCAGGGGACGAAAATGGTTTCAGGCCTGCACGATCGTGCTTGCCTGCTTGGGCAAAAGAGTTACAGAGCAAGCGGAGCAGAGTGGCATCAAGAACTCACCGGCTGGCGGCAGCCCCCGCGGCGCCGGCTCGGGTTCACTcgccgcgcgccatggccacCAAGCAGAGCTCACCGGACTCTTTCTCTCGGCTGCTTCCTCGCTAGTTTCTGGGAGGACTGGTCTCGCCTACTACATATATATCCTACCTGCCGCCGGGGTAGGAGGAAGGAGGCGAGTGAGATCGGGTCACGAAAGGGAAACGGCGGTCGGTGGCTGCAGGGCGCAGCAGCTGCTCTCGCGCGCGTTCTTTCTTTAATGGCGATCGGGGCCTGGCTGGCTGAAGAAGCTGCGGCCGGTCAGAGATCGGCGGCAGGAGGAGGTCAAACACGGCGGGAGACGACAACGACGACGAGCACGCGGGTGGGGCCGGCCTGATTTGAAGAAGGCCGGGGGTCTGTTGGTTGTTGGCGGGAGGGTGTTTGGTGCGCGGTTCGCGCCATTTGACTGGGTGGCTGCCACGTTTGAATTTGAACAGTCTTGCGAGGACATTCCATCAATCAAAGGGTACTGGGCCCAGGGACACTTGCACTTGAACACCATCACGAATTCAGGTCACTGTTTCACActacgtttttttttttggcttccgAATTGCGTGTGACCGGAAAGTTTCGTGCCAAGTTGATGTGAATTGCATTGCTCGCCCAAGTGTAGAAGATGCTTCTCGAAGGTGGCCAGTGTGTAGACATGTTGGACCAGGAGCTTGAGCTTAATTAAGCAGCATGGCGCACGGGCCAACAGTAAGCGAGTCAAGTTAGCACACCTATTAGTCTATTACTACCATGCTACTTATTATTGCAGTATTTTGACCTGACAACTTGGTCGTCGGTCCATGGCCTTGACATTCTTcccttgagtttttttttttcattttggctATGCCAATCTGCGTAGGGCTAGAAGTCATTTCCTCTAGCAAGAGAGACCTCGTCTCTGTCTAGTACTTGTCTCCTCCGGAGCCTGTGCATGGCATCAAAACGTAAGCTGAATTTTCCCAGTCTCGGTGGACTGACGAACTCAAATGCAAGACAGGACAGTCTAGAACTAAATCGCTGGCATAatcacaagaagaagaagaagaagaagaagaagaagaagcacaaAATATTGGCAAAAAAAATCAGCTCAGTTCAGCTCTTGTCATCTGGAGATGAGATGCATTGTGACGACCCATGTTGCCACTAGAGCGTTTCATCATAGCCTGGGGGGTCATTTTGCCATGAGAGGGCTTCGAACCCTTGATCTCTGCATCCACGTGCTAGCCAACCGTGCCACAGACCCCGGTGTGTTGACGGACGCACAAAGGGACTCTATGAACGACCATGATCCACTCCAAACACATCCACAACAGGAGCATACACGCCGAAACCGTTTTGTGCTCAAGGATAAATATAGTAAAATGACCTTTGCTCCCCTTTGGTTGGTAAAGATTTGTAGAGGAACATTTGTAGGATTTATTATATCCTACTACTTACAGGAAACTTTCGCACATGGTGCCTTGGGTCAGACATCCTATTGTATTTTTAAAGTTCCAATGATGCATGGTCTGATCTAACTAATTttgaatttgacaaacaaaaggAAGCTCATATCTTAGCTAGGATCTGACCGAATTAGTACATGGATAAAGAAGATAAACTTTGACTGAATTATTTTGGGGAAAAAAAGTAGAAACACCAATACATCGTTTAACGAGAATAAGGGCTCCACTTCCCTGTCTCAGGTTTTACATAACTGTGATTTGTATCGCTTAAGCATACCGGATAGGCCAACATTCAGGTAACCGCGAAGTTAGTACACcgactattttttttaaatcacACAGTACAACTCCGACACTTataacgcacgcacactcacacccctatgaacatATGTAAGCAAACTCTACTCATATAAGCATCTTTGAAGACTGAACCGATAAATCCCCGAGATTGACAAAGTCACCATAGGCGCCTTGCTGTCGACGGGaacatcgcctaccactgaatgcacaacgcTGTTAAATCCCAGAGTATTCGCTCTCATGGGGAGTCGAACCCGGTGCTACCGAGTCTCTTGTAACCACTACGCTACATGCCCTTTCACAGTACACCGACTACTACCATGCTACTACGTACAGGGGTAGTAATGGCCCATTGCCCTAGTGGCTTCTTCACAGGCCAACAAAACCCTtaaaaattttaatttaaaattgtataagattagagcctaGTTTTTTTAGGTTTGgctcttagattttctagtttaaAATCTTGAAACATTTACCACTCCTAACTACGTACTATGTGATTTTACACACAGTACTTTGGCCTGACGACTTGGTCATTGGATCGTGGCCAATAGCCTTGACTTTCTTGCCTTGAAAAACTTTGTTGTTGCCCTGTACTTTTTCTATTCGTCAGAGCGTATCTACATGGCAACATGGCACCAAGCGCAATCTCAATTTTCCAAGTCTCGGTCTTTTTAGCGGACTGACGAAACTAAACGCAACAAAATATGCAAGACAAGTCAGCAATCCAGACCTTTCGTACAAGAACTAAATCGCTGGCATAATAATCTCAAGAAGAAACAAAACAttggca
The nucleotide sequence above comes from Panicum virgatum strain AP13 chromosome 3K, P.virgatum_v5, whole genome shotgun sequence. Encoded proteins:
- the LOC120699583 gene encoding uncharacterized protein LOC120699583 — its product is MEVQMAAQVAKPMPMGRSTPPRHHGGAGGGAKPVPGYLRPAAGSCHHVCKYGGAHAFEDKEATKKPHRKKQPPAAALESQSRVMVKVRSVFRRRVGDSSRAAVEKATAVAAGKAKDGAGDSVEWKDIVAYDTTVPVPPHGSSPQPGDKVSDPVAGSGDAGKKKDATAKGKKSHGKASKITGQVDAARQTTQDETLDKKSTKPPKGKNKKPMAALLVDDKKGIDQELLHGYQTLSPSLMQSRASLLRDLEQEMVHGEAANAGRAPRAPCSLDEEELAAAAAAAAETSRPIPAHRRVKSMGISSSSRSARHPFDRQASKTSSSGTFKLRSSRSTRTPVMSAEEEKPAGPRSRRGEDASSGSAGRGIQLRIRSLRRRGVGGSGGAGAGFVVPAVALRHQKTLEKKRSQRLYNNLIEETASKLVKARKSRVKALVGAFESVISKIAK